Proteins from one uncultured Anaeromusa sp. genomic window:
- the gndA gene encoding NADP-dependent phosphogluconate dehydrogenase has translation MKYQMGLIGLAVMGQNLALNLAGKGVPVAVYNRTADKVAALLEKGEELPLGGAASLEEFAGMLERPRRILLMVKAGEAVDSMLNQLAPLLDEGDILIDGGNSHYRDTQRREEQMADVGIRYLGVGVSGGEEGALRGPSLMAGGDALAYTTVAPLLKRMAAQAEDGTPCCAYFGGGGAGHFVKMVHNGIEYADMQLIAESYFYMKEALHLGEAEQSELFEKWNKGILSSYLIEITAAVLRRKDKDTGKALVNLILDKAAQKGTGQWTSQAALELGVPAPAITEAVFARYLSQLKEERVIAAQELPGTGTWGIGDGENAGRRLKEALFLSKLCCYAQGFALLQAARQAYGWEMDLAKVALVWRAGCIVRARILEDIAAVYQEQPDLKNLLLAPRFVTAFGRGQHEWRLLVSDAVERGLAVPVMGASLAYYDGYRRASSPANLLQAQRDYFGAHTYERVDRPGFFHTEW, from the coding sequence ATGAAGTATCAAATGGGCTTGATTGGCTTGGCGGTGATGGGACAAAATTTGGCGTTGAATTTGGCGGGCAAAGGCGTACCTGTAGCTGTATACAATCGCACGGCGGATAAGGTGGCGGCTTTGTTGGAGAAAGGTGAGGAGCTTCCTTTAGGCGGTGCGGCTTCTTTGGAAGAATTCGCTGGTATGCTGGAGCGGCCCCGGCGCATTCTGCTGATGGTTAAAGCTGGCGAAGCCGTTGACTCTATGCTGAATCAACTCGCTCCTCTTTTGGATGAGGGCGATATTTTGATTGACGGGGGGAATTCGCATTATCGGGATACCCAGCGCCGGGAAGAGCAAATGGCCGATGTCGGCATTCGCTATCTGGGCGTAGGCGTTTCCGGCGGGGAAGAAGGCGCGCTGCGGGGGCCTAGCTTGATGGCTGGCGGGGATGCGTTGGCCTATACGACGGTAGCTCCGCTTTTAAAGCGCATGGCGGCGCAGGCGGAGGACGGCACGCCTTGTTGTGCGTATTTTGGCGGCGGCGGTGCGGGGCATTTTGTAAAAATGGTTCATAACGGCATTGAATATGCAGATATGCAGTTGATTGCGGAAAGCTATTTTTATATGAAAGAAGCCTTGCATTTAGGGGAAGCAGAACAGTCGGAGCTATTTGAGAAGTGGAACAAAGGCATTCTAAGCTCCTATCTGATTGAAATCACGGCGGCAGTGCTGCGGCGCAAGGATAAAGACACCGGCAAAGCGCTGGTGAATCTCATTTTAGACAAGGCGGCTCAAAAAGGGACCGGCCAGTGGACGAGCCAAGCGGCCTTGGAACTGGGCGTGCCGGCGCCAGCCATTACTGAAGCGGTTTTTGCCAGGTATTTATCCCAATTGAAGGAAGAAAGAGTGATTGCGGCGCAGGAGCTTCCAGGCACCGGGACCTGGGGTATTGGGGACGGCGAAAATGCCGGACGTCGTTTGAAAGAAGCGTTGTTTTTGTCTAAGCTTTGCTGTTATGCCCAAGGGTTTGCCTTGCTGCAAGCCGCGCGTCAGGCGTACGGCTGGGAAATGGATTTGGCGAAAGTGGCGTTGGTTTGGCGGGCCGGTTGTATTGTGCGGGCGCGTATACTAGAAGATATTGCGGCGGTTTATCAAGAACAGCCGGATTTGAAAAACTTGCTGCTGGCGCCTCGCTTTGTGACGGCTTTTGGCAGAGGCCAGCATGAATGGCGGTTGCTGGTGAGCGATGCCGTGGAGAGAGGTCTGGCGGTCCCGGTAATGGGGGCCTCCCTGGCTTACTATGACGGATATCGCCGGGCTTCTTCGCCGGCGAATCTTCTGCAGGCGCAGCGGGATTATTTCGGCGCGCACACCTATGAACGCGTGGATCGCCCAGGATTTTTCCATACGGAATGGTAG
- a CDS encoding NYN domain-containing protein, with translation MGINVLTSTLQWRRHRQQRVAVLFDAENIHLDLARFALTKAAELGEVILCRAYADWSHLDLTRSEWRNFTMENGVSVVHTPAGTSGKNTADIALAIEAMELVFLGNVHALVIVSNDSDFRFLALRVREKGVPIYGAGHMQVKESLRSAYTAFFEAPDKKSKSVAARTVPELAGRSKERRELRTAVGELAEEVQRPMAQIIDMYLRLKEETKQDWVGGSVLGQRLKEEQEDFALPAGQGKQLSKFLKKYPRLFRLERQGTCFLVKVELAKEN, from the coding sequence ATGGGAATTAATGTTCTAACAAGTACGCTTCAGTGGCGGCGGCATCGGCAGCAGCGAGTGGCTGTGCTGTTTGACGCAGAAAATATACATTTGGACTTAGCGCGCTTTGCTTTAACAAAAGCGGCGGAGCTGGGAGAGGTTATTCTTTGTCGCGCTTATGCAGACTGGTCGCATCTGGATTTGACGCGCAGTGAATGGCGGAATTTTACCATGGAAAACGGCGTGTCAGTTGTGCATACTCCCGCCGGAACCAGCGGTAAAAATACGGCGGATATTGCCTTGGCGATCGAGGCTATGGAGCTAGTATTCCTAGGCAATGTGCATGCGCTGGTTATCGTTTCGAATGATTCGGACTTTCGCTTTCTGGCGTTGCGGGTGCGGGAAAAAGGGGTGCCGATTTATGGCGCCGGACACATGCAGGTTAAAGAAAGCCTGCGCAGTGCGTATACTGCTTTTTTTGAAGCGCCGGATAAAAAAAGCAAATCCGTAGCGGCGCGGACGGTGCCGGAACTGGCGGGACGCAGCAAGGAACGGCGAGAACTTCGCACGGCGGTAGGCGAGCTGGCAGAGGAAGTGCAGCGGCCCATGGCGCAGATCATCGATATGTATCTGCGTCTCAAGGAAGAAACGAAACAGGATTGGGTAGGGGGATCCGTGCTAGGTCAGCGCCTCAAGGAAGAACAGGAGGATTTTGCTTTGCCCGCAGGGCAGGGCAAGCAGCTATCCAAGTTTCTAAAGAAATACCCGCGCCTTTTCCGGCTGGAACGGCAGGGCACCTGTTTTTTGGTGAAAGTGGAATTGGCTAAAGAGAATTGA
- a CDS encoding sigma 54-interacting transcriptional regulator — MIREKRSKEKLETYYRKFMEEGVMDANVHPYVAESWQKSRDWKVGSARLEGLPRLGKEEFRLRQGRHQAAIQYVDEYYQTVREFFTNHNLSLLLLDEECYVLRSYAMPFYQISTIDTPGTRLSPKDIGTSSISIAYEHQVPFLLFGPEMWIRECQNSDACSAPVMAGGRMQYILALVAADREPLPYDALVSTVLGLKYALESYLQVQYRLASKNAILDAASFAVYQIQAGGEVTYANRLGQSRLGELGIQAREDEPPNLENVLLNYKHTPIYKGFQGIPSYNKAVTWITNSKTYEDITTIVPMERGEEQDVGSVVALSLPIEDLRTLVAHAVGFSARYNLSSMVGQTVNFTAMKDRAARLARNTYHVMLQGEPGSGKERLAHGMHQASPRAAGPLISVKCGDLPSEVLENELFGFGSPEGDGRPGKLELANGGTLFLDEIEKMPMQVAQRLFAAMQTGVFHRNGETIPRSFDVRLIASCDSDLKRLSERGAFLYELYEVLAKHTIRIPPLRLRREDIPLIASHIIQELAEQHHLPEKTFREDAIEALLNYEWPGNIKQLQVAVEHAFFHTESNEIQPGDIKMVTEPAFGNEWKEDRAVFVKAWQTAGGNISRLANMLDVSRVTLYRYLKKYGLTKSGA; from the coding sequence ATGATCCGTGAAAAACGGAGTAAAGAGAAATTAGAAACGTATTATCGTAAATTTATGGAAGAAGGCGTTATGGACGCCAATGTGCATCCCTATGTGGCGGAATCTTGGCAGAAAAGCCGCGACTGGAAAGTAGGTTCAGCTCGTTTGGAGGGGTTGCCTCGCCTTGGCAAAGAGGAATTTCGTTTGCGCCAGGGGCGTCATCAAGCGGCTATTCAGTATGTAGACGAATATTACCAAACGGTGCGGGAATTTTTCACGAACCACAACCTAAGCCTGCTTCTTTTGGATGAAGAATGCTATGTGCTGCGTAGCTATGCTATGCCTTTTTATCAAATTTCTACGATTGATACCCCAGGCACAAGGCTGTCTCCTAAAGATATCGGCACATCCAGCATTAGCATCGCCTATGAGCACCAAGTTCCCTTTTTGCTCTTCGGACCGGAAATGTGGATTCGGGAATGCCAAAACAGCGATGCTTGTTCGGCGCCGGTCATGGCGGGCGGGCGGATGCAATACATTCTAGCGTTGGTGGCGGCGGATCGCGAGCCGTTGCCGTATGATGCATTAGTGTCTACCGTGCTGGGCTTGAAATACGCCCTGGAAAGCTATTTGCAGGTTCAATATCGCTTGGCGTCGAAAAACGCGATTTTGGATGCAGCTTCTTTTGCGGTGTACCAGATTCAAGCTGGCGGGGAAGTGACCTATGCCAACCGGTTGGGTCAGAGCCGTCTGGGCGAGCTGGGCATTCAGGCCAGAGAAGACGAGCCGCCGAATTTGGAAAATGTCTTGTTGAATTACAAACATACGCCAATTTACAAGGGCTTTCAGGGTATTCCGTCTTACAACAAGGCGGTTACTTGGATTACCAACAGCAAAACGTACGAAGATATTACTACCATTGTGCCAATGGAGCGCGGCGAAGAGCAGGATGTCGGCAGCGTGGTCGCTTTGTCGCTGCCTATCGAAGACTTGCGGACCCTTGTGGCGCACGCAGTAGGTTTCAGCGCCAGATACAATCTGTCCAGCATGGTGGGACAGACGGTGAACTTTACGGCTATGAAAGACCGGGCGGCGCGCTTGGCTCGCAATACGTACCATGTAATGCTGCAAGGCGAGCCTGGTTCCGGCAAGGAACGTTTGGCGCACGGCATGCACCAAGCCAGCCCGCGGGCGGCAGGACCGCTCATTTCCGTAAAATGCGGGGATTTACCGTCAGAGGTATTGGAAAATGAGCTCTTCGGCTTTGGCTCGCCCGAGGGAGACGGACGTCCGGGAAAACTGGAATTGGCTAACGGCGGCACGCTGTTCTTAGATGAAATTGAAAAAATGCCGATGCAGGTGGCGCAGCGCTTGTTTGCGGCGATGCAAACCGGCGTTTTTCACCGCAACGGGGAAACCATTCCCCGCTCCTTTGATGTACGTCTGATTGCTTCTTGCGACAGCGATCTAAAACGCTTGAGCGAGAGAGGCGCCTTCTTATACGAGTTATACGAAGTCTTGGCGAAACACACCATTCGTATTCCTCCGCTGCGTTTGCGGCGGGAAGATATTCCTCTTATTGCCAGTCATATTATTCAAGAGTTGGCGGAACAGCATCATCTGCCGGAAAAAACATTCCGCGAAGATGCCATTGAAGCGCTTCTCAATTACGAATGGCCCGGCAATATCAAGCAATTGCAGGTGGCGGTGGAGCATGCTTTCTTCCATACGGAAAGCAATGAAATTCAGCCTGGGGATATCAAAATGGTGACCGAGCCGGCGTTCGGCAACGAGTGGAAAGAAGACCGAGCGGTCTTTGTCAAGGCCTGGCAGACGGCAGGCGGCAATATCAGTCGTTTGGCGAATATGCTGGATGTCAGCCGGGTGACGTTGTACCGGTACCTTAAAAAGTACGGCTTGACCAAGAGCGGCGCCTGA
- the trmB gene encoding tRNA (guanosine(46)-N7)-methyltransferase TrmB: MRLRRKSWIPAALDNFSDWLVRFEDGATYKGRWAEAFGRTAPLHVEVGTGKGRFVSQMALRDSHVNYLGIERELEVIYYALEKAKEAEIANLRLMEADVARLEELFAPGEIDRLFINFCDPWPKKRHAKRRLTHVDFLALYRRVVKKGGEIHFKTDNRGLFDFSLEQFAEAGLPMKDVTFDLVADARPDNIMTEYEEKFSSKGTPICRCVVVLE; the protein is encoded by the coding sequence TTGAGACTGCGCAGAAAATCATGGATACCGGCAGCGCTGGATAATTTTAGCGATTGGCTGGTGCGTTTTGAAGACGGAGCGACCTATAAGGGGCGATGGGCGGAGGCCTTTGGCAGGACCGCGCCATTGCATGTGGAAGTGGGCACAGGCAAAGGGCGTTTTGTCAGTCAAATGGCTTTGCGCGACAGCCACGTGAACTATCTGGGGATCGAACGGGAGCTGGAGGTAATTTACTATGCTCTTGAAAAGGCCAAAGAGGCGGAGATTGCTAATTTGCGCCTGATGGAAGCCGATGTGGCTCGTTTGGAGGAGCTCTTTGCGCCGGGAGAAATTGATCGTTTATTTATCAATTTTTGCGACCCCTGGCCGAAAAAGCGCCATGCCAAACGGCGGTTGACACATGTCGACTTTCTGGCGCTGTACCGCCGGGTGGTTAAAAAAGGCGGGGAAATTCATTTTAAGACGGACAATCGAGGGCTTTTTGATTTTTCACTGGAGCAGTTTGCTGAGGCCGGTTTGCCGATGAAAGACGTTACCTTTGATTTGGTTGCCGATGCGCGGCCGGACAATATTATGACGGAATACGAAGAAAAATTTTCAAGCAAAGGCACGCCGATCTGTCGGTGTGTGGTGGTGCTGGAATAG
- a CDS encoding FtsW/RodA/SpoVE family cell cycle protein, producing MNIVARLWRNHNEALLVILLLLLTLGTLNVFSASFVTAGQEMKDSYFFFKRHLLSLLVGIVIFFIMARVKYQGKMRLGATLFWVACMVLLFLVHVSGVTVNGSRRWLRLASFTLQPSELAKLAAVFLAAASLGIQTRRGRLTTIFSPALVAAAALALPVYFQPDMGTAALIIALPLVMHLVAGVAGWQWLVLLFLGGLGVTKLVMAEGYRAERIASWLNPWQYAQDQGYQAVQALLAIGSGGITGTGPGQGMGKFFYLPEAHTDFAFAVFAQEWGLGGAWFLIFLFVLLLVYGGQIVRKAPDALSQMLALGCLLLVVGQAAGNLLMVLGVLPVIGVPLPFISYGGTSLIVNMAAMGLLLNIGRQVVAAEGAAEREEEQPEAEGQSLKEKVERKRHLRLVRH from the coding sequence ATGAATATAGTGGCTCGCCTTTGGCGTAATCATAATGAGGCGCTGCTGGTAATTTTGCTGCTGCTCCTTACCTTGGGGACGCTGAACGTATTCAGCGCCAGCTTTGTAACGGCCGGGCAGGAAATGAAAGACAGCTACTTCTTTTTTAAACGGCACTTGCTGTCGCTGCTTGTAGGCATTGTTATATTTTTTATTATGGCGAGAGTGAAGTATCAAGGGAAGATGCGTCTTGGCGCGACTTTGTTTTGGGTTGCCTGTATGGTTCTCTTGTTTTTGGTGCATGTTTCCGGCGTAACGGTTAATGGTTCGCGCCGCTGGCTGCGCTTGGCTTCGTTTACGTTGCAGCCTTCGGAGCTGGCCAAGCTTGCGGCTGTCTTTTTGGCGGCGGCGTCCTTGGGAATTCAAACCAGACGAGGGCGTCTGACCACTATTTTTTCTCCCGCCTTGGTGGCGGCGGCGGCTTTGGCTCTGCCCGTGTATTTCCAACCGGATATGGGGACTGCAGCGCTGATTATCGCGTTGCCCTTGGTGATGCATTTAGTGGCCGGCGTCGCCGGCTGGCAATGGCTTGTTTTGCTTTTTCTTGGCGGCCTTGGCGTTACCAAGCTTGTTATGGCCGAAGGTTATCGGGCGGAGAGGATTGCTTCGTGGCTTAACCCCTGGCAGTACGCCCAGGATCAGGGGTATCAGGCGGTGCAGGCTCTTTTGGCGATTGGGTCCGGCGGTATTACCGGTACCGGCCCTGGCCAAGGCATGGGCAAGTTTTTCTATTTGCCGGAAGCGCATACGGATTTTGCTTTCGCCGTCTTTGCCCAGGAATGGGGCTTGGGAGGCGCGTGGTTTTTGATTTTTCTCTTTGTGCTGCTCTTGGTCTATGGAGGGCAGATTGTGCGTAAGGCGCCGGATGCCTTGAGTCAGATGTTGGCGCTAGGCTGTCTGTTATTGGTTGTGGGCCAAGCGGCAGGAAATCTGCTGATGGTACTAGGGGTGCTGCCGGTTATCGGCGTGCCTTTGCCTTTTATCAGCTATGGGGGCACCTCGCTGATTGTGAATATGGCGGCGATGGGCTTGCTGCTGAATATCGGGCGCCAGGTGGTGGCTGCCGAAGGCGCAGCGGAGAGAGAAGAAGAGCAGCCGGAGGCAGAAGGACAAAGCTTGAAAGAGAAAGTGGAGCGCAAACGTCATTTGCGACTAGTGCGGCACTGA
- a CDS encoding right-handed parallel beta-helix repeat-containing protein yields the protein MSKLAVLKKAKQEIFHVTHPLAAEAKEVRKAYLQGLAVVGLVDKALTPQESSFLELSALALGLESSDLLAAQDAAEALEGEGLAKLLNLLSGEDLSTAFLIEAHLLVFVDGDPVNEEKEGLDLLGDMLRVPVSVFRFVQEFALAVQRKQGKQAQTALESAYKNGLDPAFLLLRYFWPELAYQEEMGGFVVPAGVVRRIMRPTKLTGPVRVEAGGELVIGAVPIVLDGPGAGLTVQGGSLSMKGTTLEAGGVCEASMLVLRQCLRIKLEGVTFEARGKARAIYQEGGLLHLFSCRILDGRGGDGGAIHAALQASVRLKDCQVRRCRAKAVGGALYMLRGAQMLIQHTEFEDCEGPEGGGAIAVQGSMQLTLEHCRFIDCRTAQRGGAIWKDNTEPMEQTFVRHCHFEDCASVQVENAGGALDLYYLGAAPVLDSLNFVNCWPETVRQR from the coding sequence ATGTCGAAATTAGCAGTCTTAAAAAAGGCTAAGCAAGAGATATTTCATGTAACGCACCCCTTGGCGGCGGAGGCGAAAGAGGTCCGCAAAGCCTATTTACAGGGTTTGGCGGTGGTGGGTCTGGTGGATAAAGCATTAACGCCGCAGGAAAGCTCTTTTTTAGAGTTGTCCGCTTTAGCTTTGGGGCTGGAAAGTTCAGATCTTCTAGCTGCGCAGGATGCGGCGGAAGCGCTGGAGGGAGAAGGGTTAGCCAAATTACTGAACTTACTTAGCGGTGAAGACTTGAGCACCGCTTTTTTGATTGAAGCGCATCTGCTGGTGTTTGTCGACGGTGATCCGGTCAATGAAGAAAAGGAAGGCTTGGATTTGCTGGGCGATATGCTTCGTGTGCCGGTGTCGGTGTTTCGGTTTGTACAGGAATTTGCCCTGGCGGTTCAGCGAAAGCAAGGGAAACAGGCGCAGACTGCCTTAGAGAGCGCTTACAAGAATGGCTTGGATCCGGCTTTCTTGCTCTTGCGGTATTTTTGGCCGGAACTGGCGTACCAGGAAGAAATGGGCGGTTTTGTGGTGCCGGCAGGCGTGGTGCGACGCATTATGCGGCCAACTAAGCTGACCGGGCCAGTGCGCGTGGAAGCTGGCGGCGAGCTGGTCATTGGGGCAGTACCTATTGTTTTGGATGGCCCGGGTGCGGGCTTGACCGTTCAAGGCGGAAGCCTTTCCATGAAAGGGACAACCCTGGAAGCCGGCGGAGTTTGTGAAGCCAGTATGCTGGTGTTGCGTCAATGCCTGCGTATTAAGCTGGAAGGAGTCACCTTTGAAGCCAGAGGCAAAGCGCGGGCTATTTATCAAGAAGGCGGTCTGCTGCATTTGTTTTCCTGCCGCATTTTGGATGGACGAGGCGGAGACGGCGGCGCGATTCATGCGGCGTTGCAAGCATCGGTGCGGCTGAAGGATTGTCAGGTACGTCGCTGCCGGGCCAAGGCAGTCGGCGGAGCTTTGTATATGCTGCGCGGCGCGCAGATGCTGATACAGCATACGGAATTTGAAGACTGCGAAGGACCGGAAGGCGGCGGCGCGATTGCGGTGCAAGGCTCTATGCAGCTTACGCTGGAACATTGCCGTTTTATAGACTGCCGGACGGCCCAGCGCGGCGGTGCGATTTGGAAGGACAATACCGAGCCCATGGAGCAGACTTTTGTGCGGCATTGTCATTTTGAAGATTGCGCTTCGGTGCAGGTGGAAAACGCTGGGGGCGCTTTGGATTTATACTATCTAGGCGCGGCGCCAGTACTGGATTCGTTGAACTTTGTCAATTGCTGGCCGGAAACCGTGCGGCAGCGTTAA
- a CDS encoding secondary thiamine-phosphate synthase enzyme YjbQ: MYQYSLETPQEGFVDITGQVQKAVRDSGINEGTALVFVPHTTAAVTINENADPDVLHDLRLALTELTPKLPYRHGEGNSPAHLKSSLFGCSQLVPIVNGKLALGTWQGIYFCEFDGPRRRNFQVVVQGR, translated from the coding sequence ATGTATCAATACAGTCTGGAAACGCCGCAAGAAGGCTTTGTGGATATTACCGGACAAGTGCAGAAAGCGGTGCGCGACAGTGGTATAAACGAAGGCACGGCGCTGGTCTTTGTGCCCCACACGACGGCGGCGGTAACCATTAATGAAAACGCCGATCCGGATGTGCTGCACGATTTGCGCTTGGCGCTGACGGAGTTGACGCCAAAACTCCCCTATCGCCACGGCGAGGGAAATTCTCCGGCGCATCTGAAAAGCAGTCTTTTTGGCTGCAGCCAACTGGTACCCATTGTCAACGGCAAACTGGCTTTAGGTACCTGGCAGGGGATCTATTTTTGCGAATTTGACGGACCGCGGCGGCGCAACTTCCAGGTCGTCGTACAGGGGCGTTAA
- a CDS encoding DUF503 domain-containing protein translates to MYVAVCSLEMFIPQASSRKDRRQVVKSLVERMRARTGASVAEVGGQETWQRATLGVAMVSGEKAFLDKQVQLVRRLAEDQTEAELTWFTVEYY, encoded by the coding sequence ATGTATGTGGCAGTATGCAGCTTAGAAATGTTTATTCCGCAAGCCTCTTCCCGTAAAGATCGTCGCCAGGTGGTAAAAAGCCTGGTGGAGCGGATGCGGGCGCGGACAGGGGCTTCGGTGGCTGAAGTAGGCGGTCAAGAAACCTGGCAGCGGGCGACCTTGGGGGTGGCCATGGTCAGCGGCGAAAAAGCGTTTCTAGATAAGCAGGTTCAGCTGGTGCGCCGTTTGGCGGAAGACCAAACCGAAGCGGAATTGACCTGGTTTACGGTAGAATATTATTGA
- a CDS encoding flavodoxin family protein, translated as MYVLAINGSPRKNWNTATLLNKALEGAAAQGAQTELIHLYDLNFKGCISCFACKRKDGKSYGKCAYHDDLSPVLEKIEKADAIILGSPIYFGNVTGELRSFMERTLFQYLVYDKDYSSLATKKKKVSFIYTMNVTEEQAAEWGYPKTVGTMEKYFAKIFGATEALYVYNTYQFPDYANYVSTAWDETAKAKQRDEVFPEDCQKAFALGARALKPNNKD; from the coding sequence ATGTACGTACTGGCAATCAACGGCAGTCCGCGAAAAAATTGGAACACCGCCACCTTGCTCAATAAAGCCTTAGAAGGAGCCGCTGCGCAGGGGGCGCAAACCGAGCTCATCCATTTATACGACCTCAATTTCAAAGGCTGCATAAGCTGTTTCGCCTGTAAGCGAAAAGACGGTAAAAGCTATGGAAAATGCGCCTATCACGATGATTTAAGTCCCGTTTTAGAAAAAATCGAAAAAGCGGATGCCATCATTCTTGGCTCGCCTATTTACTTTGGCAATGTTACTGGCGAACTGCGCTCTTTCATGGAACGCACACTTTTCCAGTATCTTGTGTACGACAAAGACTATTCCTCGCTGGCGACAAAGAAGAAGAAAGTAAGTTTTATCTACACCATGAACGTAACAGAAGAACAAGCCGCCGAATGGGGCTATCCAAAAACCGTAGGGACCATGGAGAAATACTTCGCCAAAATCTTCGGCGCTACGGAAGCGCTTTATGTCTATAACACCTACCAATTTCCCGATTACGCGAACTACGTCTCCACCGCCTGGGACGAAACCGCCAAAGCCAAGCAGCGCGACGAAGTTTTTCCGGAGGACTGCCAAAAAGCCTTTGCTCTAGGCGCACGCGCGCTGAAACCGAACAACAAGGATTGA
- a CDS encoding helix-turn-helix domain-containing protein has protein sequence MKNHQTYDVKLPGLNVYETKCPIIYALDLIGQKWKLPILWYLFQKDVTRYNELKRSVKGVTNMMLTKSLQELEGHGLVKRVQYATIPPKVEYSLTARGRSLIPALDALYAWGQEQLELNREDAILTNQRTGVTGEDGCGRW, from the coding sequence ATGAAGAATCACCAAACCTATGATGTGAAGCTTCCCGGTTTGAACGTCTATGAAACAAAGTGTCCGATTATCTATGCGCTGGACTTAATCGGGCAGAAATGGAAGCTGCCCATTCTTTGGTATCTGTTTCAAAAGGATGTCACAAGATACAATGAGCTGAAGCGCAGCGTCAAGGGAGTTACGAACATGATGCTCACCAAATCCTTGCAGGAGCTGGAAGGCCATGGCCTTGTAAAGCGGGTTCAGTATGCGACCATTCCTCCGAAGGTGGAATATTCCTTAACAGCGAGGGGAAGATCCTTGATTCCCGCGTTGGATGCTCTATACGCCTGGGGTCAAGAGCAGCTTGAACTGAATAGGGAAGACGCGATTTTAACGAACCAGAGAACCGGAGTAACCGGCGAAGATGGCTGCGGACGATGGTAG
- the sdaAA gene encoding L-serine ammonia-lyase, iron-sulfur-dependent, subunit alpha — protein sequence MPRKLSLTTWLMEAEEDALSFGDWCLRQQSRQLDCGEEDLLLRSGELLDVMRAAIDTGLSGVRSVGGLVGGDSRRLQQQTPSCAGTPLRKALMYALAVGEANAAMGRIVAAPTAGASGVLPALLFTLQEEHALPRPQLAKALITAGSIGLVIASRATLAGATGGCQAECGSAAAMAAGAAVDALGGSPRQVGHAVAIALKNMLGLVCDPVAGLVEVPCVKRNAGAAANALAAAELALADIASVIPPDEVIDTMGRIGAQLPCSLRETAQGGLATTPSGLAWAEAILGKSR from the coding sequence ATGCCAAGAAAACTTTCGTTAACAACCTGGCTCATGGAAGCCGAGGAGGATGCCCTGTCTTTCGGAGACTGGTGCCTGCGCCAGCAAAGCCGGCAGTTGGACTGCGGCGAAGAAGACTTGCTCTTACGCAGCGGCGAGCTGCTGGATGTTATGCGCGCCGCCATTGACACCGGCTTGAGCGGCGTCCGTTCCGTAGGCGGCCTGGTTGGAGGCGACAGCCGCCGCCTGCAGCAGCAAACGCCTTCTTGCGCTGGCACCCCTTTACGCAAAGCCCTGATGTACGCCTTGGCAGTAGGCGAAGCCAATGCCGCTATGGGACGCATTGTGGCGGCCCCTACCGCTGGCGCCAGCGGCGTGCTTCCTGCACTGCTTTTCACCCTCCAAGAAGAACATGCTCTTCCCCGGCCGCAACTGGCTAAAGCTTTGATTACCGCCGGCAGCATCGGTTTGGTCATCGCTTCACGGGCCACTTTGGCCGGCGCCACCGGCGGCTGTCAAGCCGAATGCGGCAGCGCGGCAGCCATGGCGGCTGGCGCGGCGGTTGACGCCCTCGGTGGTTCTCCTCGACAAGTCGGTCATGCCGTAGCCATTGCTTTAAAAAACATGCTGGGCCTTGTTTGCGATCCAGTTGCCGGCCTGGTGGAAGTGCCTTGCGTAAAACGCAACGCCGGCGCGGCGGCCAATGCTCTAGCGGCGGCGGAGCTGGCTTTGGCCGACATCGCCAGCGTCATTCCCCCGGACGAGGTCATTGACACCATGGGACGCATCGGCGCACAGCTGCCCTGTTCCCTGCGCGAAACCGCTCAAGGCGGCCTTGCCACCACGCCTAGCGGCCTAGCCTGGGCGGAAGCCATTTTGGGCAAAAGCCGCTGA